A genomic window from Emys orbicularis isolate rEmyOrb1 chromosome 8, rEmyOrb1.hap1, whole genome shotgun sequence includes:
- the LOC135882868 gene encoding beta-1,3-galactosyltransferase 2: MYNMLQWRRRHCCFAKMTWNTKRSLFRTHLIGLFSLVFLFAMFLFFNHHDWLPGRAGFKENPVAYTIRGFRSTKSETNHSSLRNIWKDTVPQTLRPQTVTNSNNTDLSPQGVTGLENTLSANGSIYNEKGTGHPTSYHFKYIINEPEKCQEKSPFLILLIAAEPGQVEARQAIRQTWGNESLAPGIQIVRIFLLGLSIKLNGYLQRAILEESRQYHDVIQQEYLDTYYNLTIKTLMGMNWVATYCPNVPYVMKTDSDMFVNTEYLIHKLLKPELPPRHKYFTGYLMRGYAPNRNKDSKWYMPPDLYPSERYPVFCSGTGYVFSGDLAEKIFKVSLSIRRLHLEDVYVGICLAKLRIDPMPPPNEFVFNHWRVSYSSCKYSHLITSHQFQPSELIKYWNHLQQNKHNACANAAKEKAGRYRHRKLH, encoded by the coding sequence ATGTACAACATGCTTCAGTGGAGAAGACGACACTGCTGTTTTGCAAAAATGACGTGGAATACCAAAAGGTCTCTGTTTCGCACCCATCTTATTGGTCTGTTTTCTCTCGTGTTTCTTTTTGCTATGTTTCTGTTCTTTAATCATCATGACTggctgccaggcagggctggattcAAAGAAAATCCTGTGGCTTACACTATTCGAGGATTTAGGTCTACAAAAAGCGAGACAAACCACAGCTCTCTGAGGAATATTTGGAAGGATACAGTCCCTCAGACTCTTAGGCCTCAGACAGTCACTAATTCCAACAACACTGACCTGTCACCACAAGGAGTAACTGGTTTAGAGAATACACTCAGTGCCAATGGAAGTATTTACAATGAGAAAGGTACTGGACATCCAACTTCATATCATTTTAAGTATATAATAAATGAGCCCGAAAAATGCCAGGAGAAGAGTCCTTTTCTAATACTACTCATAGCTGCAGAACCAGGCCAAGTGGAAGCTAGACAAGCTATTCGGCAAACGTGGGGTAATGAAAGCCTGGCACCGGGTATCCAAATTGTTCGCATTTTTTTGCTGGGCTTAAGCATTAAACTAAATGGATACCTCCAACGTGCCATACTGGAGGAAAGCAGACAATACCATGACGTTATTCAACAAGAATATTTAGACACTTATTATAACTTAACCATTAAAACTCTTATGGGGATGAACTGGGTTGCCACCTACTGTCCAAATGTTCCCTATGTTATGAAAACTGACAGTGATATGTTTGTCAATACTGAGTATTTAATACATAAGCTTCTGAAGCCAGAACTGCCTCCAAGGCACAAATATTTTACAGGTTACCTAATGAGAGGGTATGCACCTAATAGGAACAAGGACAGCAAGTGGTATATGCCACCTGATCTGTATCCAAGTGAGCGTTATCCTGTATTCTGCTCAGGAACTGGTTATGTCTTTTCTGGAGATTTGGCAGAAAAGATATTTAAAGTCTCTTTAAGCATCAGACGCTTGCACTTAGAGGATGTATATGTGGGGATCTGTCTTGCCAAGTTGCGAATTGACCCTATGCCCCCACCCAATGAGTTTGTCTTCAATCACTGGCGAGTTTCTTATTCCAGCTGTAAATATAGCCACCTAATTACCTCCCATCAGTTCCAGCCTAGTGAACTCATCAAATACTGGAACCACTTACAACAAAATAAGCACAATGCCTGTGCCAATGCAGCAAAAGAAAAAGCTGGCAGGTATCGCCATCgtaaactgcattaa